Proteins encoded within one genomic window of Terriglobus sp. TAA 43:
- a CDS encoding DUF503 domain-containing protein, which yields MPIATLTIDLAIEHAQSLKDRRQVVRSLKDKLRHGFNISVAELDETPMWNRATIGIAAIHSSRDYLQGQLHEVEDEVNRLAVGIGATVLDTQTDILD from the coding sequence ATGCCCATCGCCACGCTCACCATCGACCTCGCCATCGAACACGCGCAATCCCTCAAGGATCGCCGCCAGGTCGTGCGTTCGCTCAAAGACAAACTCCGTCACGGCTTCAACATCTCCGTAGCCGAACTCGACGAAACGCCCATGTGGAACCGCGCCACCATCGGCATCGCGGCCATCCACAGCAGTCGCGATTACCTCCAGGGCCAACTCCACGAAGTGGAAGATGAAGTCAACCGCCTCGCTGTAGGTATTGGAGCAACTGTCTTGGACACCCAGACCGATATCCTCGACTGA
- the pstB gene encoding phosphate ABC transporter ATP-binding protein PstB, translating into MSSLASVFAPQGAVAEDFANPQFTAREVNFYYGGFHALHDISIVLPSRKVTALIGPSGCGKSTFLRILNRMYETVPHTRLSGDVLLGEQNLFDFDSIVLRRKVGMVFQKPMPFFKSIYDNVAYGLRVNHIVGRGEIDERVEKSLQRAALWNEVKDRLHSSALGLSGGQQQRLCIARALAIDPEVLLMDEPCSALDPIATAKIEELMVELKEQCTIITVTHNMLQAARVADYTGFFMAGRLMEFDASRVIFQRPARRETEEYVTGRFG; encoded by the coding sequence ATGAGTTCGCTGGCGAGTGTGTTTGCACCGCAGGGTGCAGTGGCGGAAGACTTTGCGAACCCACAGTTCACTGCGCGCGAGGTGAATTTTTATTACGGTGGCTTTCATGCGTTGCACGATATTTCGATTGTGCTGCCTTCGCGAAAAGTTACTGCGCTGATTGGGCCTTCGGGCTGTGGCAAGTCGACGTTTCTGCGCATTCTGAATCGCATGTATGAGACGGTGCCGCATACGCGCCTCTCTGGCGATGTGTTGCTGGGCGAGCAAAATCTGTTTGACTTTGATTCGATTGTGCTGAGACGCAAGGTGGGCATGGTGTTTCAGAAGCCCATGCCGTTCTTCAAGTCGATCTATGACAACGTGGCGTATGGGCTGCGGGTGAACCACATTGTGGGTCGTGGCGAAATTGACGAACGTGTCGAGAAGAGCTTGCAGCGTGCGGCGCTGTGGAATGAAGTGAAGGATCGGTTGCACTCGTCGGCGCTTGGATTGAGCGGCGGTCAGCAACAACGACTTTGCATTGCGCGTGCGTTGGCGATTGATCCGGAAGTGCTGCTGATGGATGAGCCGTGTTCCGCGCTTGATCCGATTGCGACGGCGAAGATTGAAGAGTTGATGGTGGAGTTGAAAGAGCAGTGCACCATCATCACCGTGACCCACAACATGTTGCAGGCGGCGCGTGTGGCGGACTATACGGGTTTCTTCATGGCGGGACGGCTGATGGAATTTGATGCTTCGCGCGTGATCTTCCAGCGGCCTGCACGGCGCGAGACGGAAGAGTATGTGACCGGGCGGTTTGGCTGA
- the pstC gene encoding phosphate ABC transporter permease subunit PstC, with amino-acid sequence MTTTETSPEMVAQKPAGATKLSFMERLRKGDEAAYLITLCAALLVVLITGLLAQHLWVNSVLSRHQSGWRFLWSSEWDPGSEIFGALPFIYGTLVTSVLSLAIAIPIGLGAAIFLAEMAPRKLSDVLTFLVELLAAVPSVIFGLLGIFVLVPILSNYVVPPLRALFGWLPIFQGAFYGVSYFSASVVLAIMIVPFIVSISREVLLSVPASQREAMMALGATKWDVTWRAVVPYASRGIMGSVFLALARALGETMAVTMVIGNVPDVHLSLLAPGYTIASVIANEFTEATGDLYIHALIELGLVLFVTTMLINAAARLLMLRFKVQEVNA; translated from the coding sequence ATGACGACCACAGAGACATCGCCGGAGATGGTTGCGCAGAAGCCTGCAGGGGCGACGAAGTTGTCGTTCATGGAGCGGCTGCGTAAGGGCGATGAGGCTGCTTATCTGATTACGCTTTGTGCGGCGTTACTCGTGGTGTTGATCACCGGGTTGCTGGCGCAGCATCTTTGGGTGAATTCGGTGTTGTCGCGGCATCAGTCAGGCTGGCGTTTTCTTTGGAGCAGTGAGTGGGACCCGGGTAGCGAGATTTTTGGCGCGTTGCCGTTTATCTACGGGACCCTTGTGACCAGTGTGCTTTCACTGGCGATTGCGATTCCCATTGGATTGGGCGCTGCGATTTTTCTGGCGGAGATGGCGCCGCGCAAGTTGAGCGATGTGCTGACGTTCCTGGTGGAATTGTTGGCGGCTGTGCCGAGCGTGATCTTTGGCTTGCTGGGTATCTTTGTACTGGTGCCGATCCTGAGCAACTATGTGGTGCCACCGCTGCGCGCACTGTTTGGTTGGCTACCTATATTTCAGGGCGCCTTCTATGGCGTGAGTTACTTCTCCGCTTCTGTGGTTCTGGCCATCATGATTGTGCCGTTCATTGTGTCGATCTCGCGCGAGGTGTTGTTGAGCGTGCCTGCTTCGCAGCGTGAAGCGATGATGGCGCTGGGCGCGACGAAGTGGGATGTGACGTGGCGTGCGGTGGTGCCGTATGCCAGCCGCGGCATTATGGGCAGCGTGTTTCTTGCGTTGGCGCGTGCGCTGGGCGAGACGATGGCTGTGACCATGGTGATTGGCAATGTGCCGGATGTGCATCTGTCATTGCTGGCGCCGGGATACACGATTGCATCTGTGATTGCTAATGAGTTCACCGAGGCGACGGGCGATCTTTATATCCACGCGTTGATTGAGCTTGGTCTGGTGCTTTTTGTGACGACCATGCTGATTAATGCAGCCGCACGACTACTGATGCTGCGTTTTAAGGTGCAGGAGGTGAATGCGTGA
- a CDS encoding M20/M25/M40 family metallo-hydrolase encodes MARFLVHMLTASCLAVVPAMAQAPAVSDVNTQLRAQETKDSQLMWWLHEVTDVYGPRLTGSPGLKAAQDFAVKQMKAWGFQNVHLEPWNFNHPGWQNYETVANVTAPFQQPLNVRAVSWTPGTKGMVEGKVLVVEPPLPPPVALGRGGAFGRGGGPSPEQLKAMEQAGTSPAPMPAAKPEEHKPVTQADLDAYLASIKDKVKGSVIFYGPHVEVPENFAPATLRRPDEQWEQQAGRRGGFPTPPTPPKTEGLTLAEVTGQVNKFLIANGALAKVTDSGRAYGIVLQQSTAGYNENPDSPNLPTLVMGNEDYGRIYRTTKIDHLPVTIRLNVKSEFYPAGKTVYNVVGELPGTDKSDEVVMAGGHFDSWNPATGATDNAAGSTVAVEALRLIKVLNLPHRRTIRVALWSGEEQGLYGSLAYVAQHFGSAENPKPEWYKLDAYLNLDDGTSKPRAASVFGPPEAAAMVQGAMDNFKDWGFYHVSPTVGRQTGGTDSTSFNNAGLPGVGYSQDPFDYNTYTHHTSFDTYERIYEPDMREAAVEEALTLYALANADQMVPRCSVATMPAPPVPNARVIAARKSTLPRTPVEEFMLPEGATAPERPNPCTAVQPKEAAPVSWK; translated from the coding sequence ATGGCCAGATTTCTGGTTCATATGCTTACTGCCAGTTGCCTGGCTGTAGTCCCGGCAATGGCGCAGGCACCCGCTGTTTCTGACGTGAACACGCAGCTGCGTGCGCAGGAGACGAAGGATTCGCAGCTGATGTGGTGGCTGCATGAAGTCACCGATGTGTATGGTCCTCGGCTGACAGGTTCGCCGGGATTGAAGGCTGCGCAGGACTTTGCTGTGAAGCAGATGAAGGCCTGGGGATTCCAGAATGTTCACCTGGAGCCGTGGAACTTTAACCATCCGGGATGGCAGAACTACGAGACGGTGGCGAATGTTACCGCTCCGTTCCAGCAACCGTTGAATGTGCGCGCTGTGTCGTGGACGCCGGGAACGAAGGGCATGGTCGAGGGGAAGGTGCTGGTGGTGGAACCGCCGCTGCCTCCGCCGGTTGCGCTTGGTCGTGGTGGTGCGTTTGGTCGGGGCGGTGGGCCTTCGCCTGAACAGCTGAAGGCGATGGAGCAGGCGGGAACATCTCCTGCGCCGATGCCAGCGGCCAAGCCCGAAGAGCATAAGCCTGTTACGCAGGCGGATCTGGACGCTTACCTGGCTTCGATCAAGGACAAGGTCAAGGGCTCGGTGATCTTCTACGGTCCGCATGTGGAAGTGCCGGAAAACTTTGCGCCGGCGACGCTGCGTCGTCCGGATGAGCAGTGGGAGCAGCAGGCTGGTCGTCGTGGTGGTTTCCCCACGCCGCCGACTCCTCCGAAGACAGAAGGATTGACGCTTGCCGAAGTAACGGGGCAGGTGAACAAGTTCCTGATTGCGAATGGTGCGCTGGCCAAGGTGACGGACTCGGGTCGTGCGTATGGCATTGTGCTGCAACAGTCGACTGCTGGTTACAACGAGAATCCTGATAGCCCGAATCTGCCGACGCTGGTGATGGGTAATGAGGATTATGGCCGCATCTATCGCACGACGAAGATCGACCATCTTCCTGTGACGATTCGGTTGAACGTGAAGAGCGAGTTCTATCCTGCAGGCAAGACTGTTTACAACGTAGTCGGCGAATTGCCGGGTACGGATAAGAGCGACGAAGTGGTGATGGCAGGCGGCCACTTTGATTCGTGGAATCCGGCGACGGGCGCTACGGATAATGCTGCAGGTAGCACGGTTGCCGTGGAAGCATTGCGATTGATTAAGGTACTTAACCTTCCGCATCGTCGTACGATTCGTGTGGCGCTGTGGAGTGGTGAAGAGCAGGGCCTGTATGGTTCGTTGGCGTATGTGGCTCAGCATTTTGGCAGCGCGGAAAATCCGAAGCCGGAGTGGTACAAGCTGGACGCCTATCTGAACTTGGATGACGGTACGAGCAAGCCGCGTGCAGCAAGCGTGTTTGGGCCTCCGGAAGCTGCGGCGATGGTGCAGGGCGCGATGGATAACTTCAAGGACTGGGGTTTCTATCACGTGAGTCCGACGGTTGGCCGACAGACTGGTGGAACTGACAGCACCTCGTTCAACAACGCAGGTCTGCCGGGCGTTGGTTATAGCCAGGATCCGTTTGACTACAACACGTATACGCATCACACCAGCTTCGATACGTACGAGCGCATCTATGAGCCGGATATGCGCGAAGCTGCGGTGGAGGAAGCGTTGACGCTGTATGCGTTGGCGAATGCAGACCAGATGGTGCCGCGCTGCTCAGTGGCAACGATGCCTGCGCCTCCTGTGCCGAATGCACGCGTGATTGCTGCTCGCAAGAGCACGCTGCCGCGCACGCCGGTGGAGGAGTTCATGTTGCCAGAAGGCGCAACGGCTCCTGAGCGTCCTAATCCATGCACTGCGGTGCAACCGAAAGAAGCTGCTCCGGTTTCGTGGAAGTAG
- a CDS encoding oleate hydratase — translation MYYSAGNYEAFARPRKPAGVDDKSAYLVGGGLSSLAAAAFLIRDGQMKGERITILEASKIGGGALDGAGDAQTGWLIRGGREMENHFECLWDLYRSIPSLEIEGASVLDEFYWLNKDDPNFSLQRATIEQGKDAQTGMDFTLSGKARKEIIELVLALPEQLYEKRINDVFGKDFFASNFWLYWRTMFAFEEWHSALEMKLYVQRFIHHINGLPDFSALKFTKYNQYESLVLPLITWLQKQGVKVQFDTQVMNVVFDIAPTEKVARRIEWIHEGRVGGVDITENELVFVTNGSLVENSEWGDHHTPAKFDPIVHDGGSWHLWRNIAAQDPSFGRPDKFCMRPEESQWASASITTLDQRIPAYIEKIAKRPTRSGKVVTGGIVSVRDSSWLISWTVNRQPHFKKQPEDQTVVWFYALFTDRPGDYVKKAMRDCTGEEITKEWLYHLGVPPQEIEELAANGAITRPCMMPFITAFFLTRNGTDRPLVVPEGVKNFAFIGQFAESTRDCIFTTEYSVRTGMEAVYQLLKIERGVPEVFGSIYDVRELIKSTAFLRDHEKISIPFFVRKYVDKTIIGRMLEEYGVI, via the coding sequence TTGTACTACAGTGCTGGAAACTACGAGGCATTTGCACGTCCGCGTAAGCCTGCGGGTGTGGACGATAAGTCTGCCTATCTTGTAGGTGGTGGTCTTTCTTCACTGGCCGCCGCAGCTTTCCTCATCCGCGATGGACAGATGAAGGGAGAGCGCATCACGATCCTGGAAGCGTCGAAGATTGGCGGTGGTGCACTGGATGGTGCTGGTGATGCGCAGACGGGGTGGCTGATCCGTGGCGGTCGCGAGATGGAAAACCACTTTGAATGTCTGTGGGATTTGTATCGTTCCATTCCGTCGCTTGAGATTGAGGGCGCTTCGGTACTGGATGAGTTCTATTGGCTGAATAAGGATGATCCCAATTTTTCGCTACAGCGCGCCACCATTGAGCAGGGTAAGGATGCGCAGACTGGCATGGACTTTACGCTGTCTGGCAAGGCTCGTAAGGAAATCATTGAGCTGGTTCTGGCATTGCCGGAACAGTTGTATGAGAAGCGGATCAATGACGTGTTTGGTAAAGATTTCTTTGCTTCGAACTTCTGGCTGTACTGGCGCACGATGTTTGCCTTTGAAGAGTGGCATAGTGCGCTGGAGATGAAGTTGTATGTACAACGATTTATCCATCACATTAACGGGCTGCCAGATTTCAGCGCGCTGAAGTTTACGAAGTACAACCAGTACGAATCGCTGGTGCTGCCGCTGATTACGTGGTTGCAGAAGCAGGGCGTGAAGGTGCAGTTCGACACGCAGGTGATGAATGTTGTCTTTGACATTGCGCCTACGGAGAAGGTGGCGCGACGCATCGAGTGGATTCATGAAGGTCGCGTTGGTGGAGTGGACATCACGGAGAATGAGCTTGTCTTTGTGACGAACGGATCACTGGTAGAGAACTCAGAGTGGGGCGATCACCATACGCCTGCGAAGTTTGATCCGATTGTGCATGACGGAGGAAGTTGGCATCTGTGGCGCAACATCGCTGCGCAGGATCCTTCTTTCGGCAGGCCGGATAAGTTCTGCATGCGGCCTGAGGAGTCGCAGTGGGCGTCTGCATCCATCACGACGCTGGATCAACGTATTCCTGCCTACATCGAGAAGATTGCGAAGCGGCCTACGCGTTCGGGCAAGGTGGTTACGGGTGGCATTGTCAGTGTGCGCGATTCTTCGTGGTTGATCAGTTGGACTGTGAATCGGCAGCCGCACTTCAAGAAGCAGCCTGAAGATCAGACCGTGGTTTGGTTCTATGCGCTGTTTACAGATCGGCCCGGTGATTATGTGAAGAAGGCGATGCGTGATTGCACCGGAGAAGAGATCACGAAGGAGTGGCTGTATCACCTGGGTGTTCCGCCGCAGGAGATTGAGGAGCTAGCGGCAAATGGAGCCATTACGCGTCCGTGCATGATGCCCTTTATCACGGCTTTCTTCCTGACGCGCAATGGAACGGATAGGCCACTGGTGGTTCCGGAGGGCGTAAAGAACTTCGCTTTCATCGGCCAATTTGCGGAATCGACGCGCGACTGCATCTTTACGACGGAGTACTCCGTGCGCACTGGCATGGAGGCCGTGTATCAGTTGTTGAAGATTGAGCGCGGTGTGCCGGAGGTCTTTGGGTCTATCTATGATGTGCGCGAATTGATTAAGTCCACCGCATTTCTGCGCGATCACGAGAAGATATCCATTCCGTTTTTTGTGCGGAAGTATGTGGACAAGACGATCATTGGCCGGATGCTGGAAGAGTATGGGGTTATCTGA
- a CDS encoding secondary thiamine-phosphate synthase enzyme YjbQ, protein MKQAIHKLEITTRGQGLYEFTSEVEAWIRNQQMQTGLLTVFCRHTSASLLIQENADPSVRRDLKSYFSRIAPENGPYEHTDEGPDDMPAHLKTALTQVQLSIPMANGRLVLGTWQGIYLFEHRTHPHRRQIILHLIGE, encoded by the coding sequence TTGAAGCAAGCCATACATAAACTCGAAATCACAACCCGCGGCCAGGGCCTCTACGAATTCACATCCGAAGTGGAAGCGTGGATCAGAAACCAGCAGATGCAGACCGGCCTGCTCACAGTCTTCTGCCGCCACACCTCAGCTTCGCTCTTGATCCAGGAAAACGCCGACCCAAGCGTCCGCCGCGACCTTAAGTCCTACTTCAGTCGCATTGCCCCGGAAAACGGCCCATACGAGCACACCGACGAAGGTCCAGACGACATGCCCGCACATCTGAAAACCGCGCTAACCCAGGTGCAACTCTCCATACCAATGGCGAACGGCCGCTTGGTACTCGGCACATGGCAAGGCATCTATCTCTTCGAACACCGCACGCATCCGCATCGCAGACAGATCATCCTCCATCTCATCGGAGAGTAA
- the pstA gene encoding phosphate ABC transporter permease PstA — translation MASPAYPPKRRRVVNAVMLTLTGLCTLLVVSVLFFILGYLAWHGARSLNWDFFTKLPAPVGQEGGGMANALVGSLKMLLIASAIGIPIGMLAGIYLAEFGRGWLSGLVRYMTDLLNGVPSIVMGIFVYTLVVLPMRHFSTLAGGIALGIMMIPIALRSTEEFLRGVPNSMRESGLALGASKAQTVFTVIVPSAITGIVTGIMLNLARVAGETAPLLFTAFGNQFWSKGVNEPTASLPVMIFNYAISPYEDWHRQAWAAGFVLLMAVLAINIVARVILQRGRRVSR, via the coding sequence ATGGCGTCGCCTGCGTATCCTCCGAAACGTCGCCGCGTGGTGAACGCGGTGATGCTCACGCTCACCGGGCTTTGCACGTTGCTGGTGGTGAGTGTGTTGTTCTTCATCCTGGGCTATCTTGCGTGGCACGGTGCGCGTTCGTTGAACTGGGACTTCTTCACGAAGTTGCCTGCGCCTGTGGGGCAAGAGGGCGGCGGCATGGCGAACGCCTTGGTGGGTTCGCTGAAGATGCTGTTGATCGCAAGTGCGATTGGTATTCCGATTGGAATGCTGGCAGGCATTTATCTTGCGGAGTTTGGACGCGGCTGGCTGTCGGGCCTGGTGCGTTACATGACGGATTTGTTGAATGGTGTGCCGTCGATTGTGATGGGCATCTTTGTGTACACGCTGGTGGTGTTGCCGATGCGGCATTTCTCCACGTTGGCGGGCGGTATTGCGCTGGGCATCATGATGATCCCGATTGCGCTGCGGTCGACGGAAGAGTTTCTGCGCGGTGTGCCGAACAGTATGCGTGAGAGCGGACTGGCGTTGGGTGCGAGCAAGGCGCAGACCGTGTTCACGGTGATTGTGCCTTCGGCGATTACGGGTATCGTTACGGGCATCATGCTGAACCTGGCGCGCGTGGCGGGTGAGACGGCCCCACTGTTGTTTACGGCGTTTGGCAACCAGTTCTGGAGCAAGGGCGTGAACGAGCCCACTGCTTCGTTGCCGGTGATGATTTTCAATTACGCAATTTCGCCGTATGAGGATTGGCACCGGCAGGCCTGGGCTGCGGGTTTTGTGTTGCTGATGGCGGTGCTGGCGATCAACATTGTGGCGCGCGTGATTCTGCAACGCGGACGGCGGGTGAGCCGATGA
- a CDS encoding MFS transporter yields the protein MTAETKANAKAATVALVLLTSLNLVNYIDRYILPGVQEMIKSEFHVSDERIGALTTYFFLTYIIAAPLTGWLGDRFPRKPLIVIGALLWSSVNLFTAMVHNFDGLLFRHAALGIGEASFGIYGPALLSDYYPPSQRNRALTIFNVAIPVGAALGYSFGGWVGQNHGWRSAFYISAVPGVLIAFVILFFLREPERGESDTRGEKKKSAAVLDLLKNPAYLTATMGYAMTTFTIGGISAWIPSFLQREAGMSATSAGFSVGAITAVTGILGTAIGGWWAQRWLKTDHRALYWVCAIGPALCIPFALFCFFGPKQFMLPSLAIAELALFLGSGPVNAAIVNSVSARVRSTALAGQLFLIHLFGDVPSPRIIGFVSDHTNLHIGLGVSVIALVASSILQWGGARFAPRDTSATSAVPQHS from the coding sequence ATGACCGCAGAGACCAAAGCCAACGCGAAAGCCGCCACCGTAGCTTTGGTGCTGCTCACCTCACTCAACCTCGTCAACTACATTGACCGCTACATCCTGCCCGGCGTGCAGGAGATGATCAAGTCAGAGTTCCACGTCTCTGACGAGCGCATCGGCGCACTCACCACATACTTCTTCCTCACCTACATCATTGCGGCGCCGCTCACCGGCTGGCTCGGCGACCGCTTCCCCCGCAAGCCCCTCATCGTCATCGGCGCTCTACTCTGGAGCAGCGTCAATCTCTTCACCGCCATGGTGCACAACTTCGACGGCCTGCTCTTCCGTCACGCCGCGCTCGGCATCGGCGAAGCCAGCTTCGGCATCTACGGCCCCGCGCTCCTCAGCGACTACTACCCGCCCTCGCAACGTAACCGCGCCCTCACCATCTTCAACGTCGCCATCCCCGTCGGCGCGGCGCTCGGCTACAGCTTCGGTGGATGGGTCGGACAAAATCACGGCTGGCGTTCAGCGTTTTACATCTCCGCCGTACCCGGCGTACTCATCGCATTTGTCATTCTGTTTTTCCTGCGCGAGCCGGAACGCGGCGAATCCGACACCCGCGGCGAAAAGAAGAAGTCAGCCGCAGTACTCGACCTTCTGAAGAACCCTGCCTACCTCACCGCCACCATGGGTTACGCCATGACCACCTTCACCATCGGCGGCATCAGCGCATGGATTCCCAGCTTCCTTCAGCGCGAAGCAGGCATGTCCGCCACATCCGCAGGCTTCTCCGTCGGTGCCATCACTGCAGTCACCGGCATCCTCGGCACCGCCATCGGTGGATGGTGGGCGCAACGATGGCTCAAGACCGACCATCGCGCCCTCTACTGGGTCTGCGCCATCGGCCCGGCACTATGCATCCCGTTTGCATTGTTCTGCTTCTTCGGACCGAAGCAATTCATGCTGCCATCATTGGCCATCGCAGAGCTGGCACTCTTCCTCGGCAGCGGTCCGGTCAATGCAGCCATCGTGAACTCGGTCAGCGCACGCGTCCGTTCCACCGCGCTCGCAGGTCAACTCTTCCTCATCCATCTCTTTGGCGACGTCCCATCGCCACGCATCATCGGATTTGTCAGCGATCACACCAACCTGCACATCGGCCTCGGTGTCTCCGTCATTGCGTTGGTAGCATCGTCCATCCTGCAATGGGGTGGAGCGCGCTTCGCTCCACGCGATACCTCCGCAACATCCGCTGTCCCGCAACATTCTTAA
- the pstS gene encoding phosphate ABC transporter substrate-binding protein PstS, with protein sequence MRRLLAGGAGMVSAAGFPFFSGVVLLRRVAGMCALLLGIGCGAAAAAQQMTLTGAGSTFAYPLYSKWAAEYLKTHPRIQVNYQSIGSGGGIRQVSIGTVDFGGTDGPMTDSQLAEARTKLNGANILHFPTALGAAVPVYNLPSVSAELNFTPAALAGIFLGTIQKWNDPEIARANPGVKLPNEFILVIHRADGSGTSFLWVDYLAKVNPAFAAKVRVSTSPHWPVGLGGKGNEGVAGLVRQMPNSIGYVELVYALNSHMLYGRIQNREGQFVKADLNSVSAAATAMSKLMPADFRADITNPPGAGSYPVCSFTWMLVPTRMADRAKGAALKEFLTWGLTDGQRYGAALSYAPLSKDIVDRELQALKQLQY encoded by the coding sequence GTGAGACGATTGTTGGCAGGCGGCGCGGGTATGGTTTCTGCTGCTGGATTTCCGTTTTTCTCAGGGGTGGTTTTGCTTCGTCGGGTCGCAGGGATGTGCGCTCTGCTGTTGGGTATTGGCTGTGGCGCGGCGGCCGCGGCACAGCAGATGACGCTGACCGGAGCGGGTTCGACCTTTGCCTATCCTCTTTATTCCAAATGGGCTGCCGAATATCTGAAGACGCATCCGCGGATTCAGGTGAATTACCAGAGCATTGGATCGGGCGGCGGTATCCGGCAGGTGAGCATTGGCACCGTGGATTTTGGCGGCACCGATGGGCCGATGACGGATTCGCAGCTGGCCGAGGCACGGACCAAGCTGAACGGCGCGAACATCCTGCACTTTCCTACGGCGCTGGGTGCGGCGGTTCCGGTTTATAACCTGCCCAGTGTTTCGGCAGAGTTGAACTTTACGCCGGCGGCGCTGGCGGGAATTTTTCTGGGCACGATTCAGAAGTGGAACGATCCGGAGATTGCGCGGGCGAATCCGGGGGTGAAGCTGCCGAATGAGTTCATCCTGGTGATCCATCGCGCGGATGGCAGTGGTACTTCGTTTTTGTGGGTGGATTACCTGGCGAAGGTGAATCCGGCGTTTGCGGCGAAGGTGCGGGTTTCGACTTCGCCGCATTGGCCGGTGGGGTTGGGCGGCAAGGGCAATGAGGGTGTTGCCGGGTTGGTGCGGCAGATGCCGAACTCGATTGGTTATGTGGAGTTGGTGTACGCGTTGAACAGCCACATGCTTTACGGGAGGATTCAGAACCGCGAGGGGCAGTTTGTGAAGGCGGATCTGAATTCTGTTTCGGCTGCGGCGACGGCGATGTCGAAGTTAATGCCAGCCGATTTCCGCGCGGACATTACGAACCCGCCGGGAGCGGGCAGCTATCCTGTGTGCAGCTTTACGTGGATGCTGGTGCCGACGAGGATGGCGGATCGCGCGAAGGGCGCGGCGCTGAAAGAGTTTTTGACGTGGGGCCTGACGGACGGGCAGAGATATGGTGCTGCACTGTCGTACGCGCCGCTGTCGAAGGATATTGTGGATCGCGAGTTACAGGCGCTGAAGCAGTTGCAGTACTGA